One genomic segment of Erythrolamprus reginae isolate rEryReg1 chromosome 2, rEryReg1.hap1, whole genome shotgun sequence includes these proteins:
- the HSPB3 gene encoding heat shock protein beta-3, translating to MEKVILRHRVETPVRYQEHFPDQDLEACKLNHSLFALPSPAQIRNIHASPSADETEQKTTDEATPRFQALLDVVQFRPEDVIIQVFEGWLLIRAQHGPRMDEQGFVARSFTRQYKLPDGVEMKDLSALFCHDGILVIETKTFGST from the coding sequence ATGGAAAAGGTTATTCTACGCCATCGGGTGGAAACTCCAGTACGGTACCAAGAGCATTTTCCTGATCAAGATTTGGAAGCCTGCAAATTGAACCATTCCTTGTTTGCATTGCCAAGTCCAGCACAGATAAGGAACATTCACGCATCCCCGAGTGCGGATGAAACAGAACAGAAAACCACAGATGAAGCAACCCCCAGATTTCAAGCCTTACTAGACGTGGTGCAGTTTCGTCCCGAAGATGTCATCATACAAGTCTTCGAAGGGTGGCTCCTAATCAGAGCTCAGCATGGACCCAGGATGGATGAACAGGGCTTTGTAGCAAGGAGCTTCACTAGGCAATATAAATTGCCAGATGGCGTTGAAATGAAAGATCTGAGTGCGCTCTTCTGTCATGATGGCATTTTGGTTATTGAAACTAAGACATTTGGCAGTACATAA